In Quercus lobata isolate SW786 chromosome 12, ValleyOak3.0 Primary Assembly, whole genome shotgun sequence, a genomic segment contains:
- the LOC115970070 gene encoding flowering-promoting factor 1-like protein 2, producing MAGVWTFGSNGVFSLDQPPRGKKALLVHTATNQVVSSYTSLEQILRQLGWERYNGGDPDFLQFHKPPTIDLISLPRDFSRFGSVQMFDIVVKCPNTFHVKDE from the coding sequence ATGGCTGGGGTTTGGACTTTCGGATCAAATGGTGTATTTAGCCTTGATCAACCTCCAAGAGGGAAAAAGGCTCTTTTGGTGCACACAGCAACAAATCAAGTGGTATCATCTTACACTTCCCTTGAGCAAATCTTGAGGCAATTAGGGTGGGAAAGGTATAATGGAGGTGACCCTGACTTCTTGCAATTCCATAAGCCTCCCACCATCGACCTAATTTCTCTCCCTCGGGACTTCTCAAGGTTCGGCTCTGTTCAAATGTTCGACATTGTCGTTAAATGTCCCAATACCTTCCATGtcaaggatgagtag
- the LOC115972592 gene encoding flowering-promoting factor 1-like protein 2, with protein sequence MAGVWVFRPNGVINLENHQGKKALVHLATGKIVSSYSSLEQILKQFGWERYNGGDPDFLQFHKPPTIDLISLPRDFARFGSVQMFDIALKCPNTFHVRDM encoded by the coding sequence ATGGCTGGGGTTTGGGTTTTCCGACCAAATGGTGTAATTAACCTTGAAAATCATCAGGGGAAAAAGGCTTTGGTGCACTTAGCAACTGGGAAAATAGTATCATCTTACAGCTCCCTTGAGCAAATCTTGAAGCAATTTGGGTGGGAAAGGTATAATGGAGGTGACCCTGACTTCTTGCAATTCCATAAGCCTCCCACCATCGACCTAATTTCTCTCCCTAGGGACTTCGCAAGGTTCGGTTCGGTTCAAATGTTCGATATTGCCCTTAAATGTCCCAATACCTTCCATGTCCGAGATATGTAG